AGTTGATGAACATAACTATTGCAGAGGCTGCGGAATATGCAGAAAAGTCTGCCCGAACGATGCCATCAAACCTGTTTATAACAATAGTGAGCGTTTTGGCACAAGGTACCGCAGCCATACGGGAGAATCCGTTAAAAGGGGCGGACGTACCAACCTGCATACTGAAGGCAGAACTTTAGACAAAATAAAAGTCGGTCGTATTTCGCAAATGACGGACCCTTCTTTGGATGCGCAGCGTCATAC
This genomic window from Candidatus Gastranaerophilales bacterium contains:
- a CDS encoding 4Fe-4S binding protein, with protein sequence MNNINQISLDELPWIIEYSAEKCMLCGKCVASCSFRAIKVDVQKRKKVNAISNEKGFSIDADQTAIPVIKQVVDEHNYCRGCGICRKVCPNDAIKPVYNNSERFGTRYRSHTGESVKRGGRTNLHTEGRTLDKIKVGRISQMTDPSLDAQRHT